A genome region from Dehalobacter sp. 12DCB1 includes the following:
- a CDS encoding indolepyruvate oxidoreductase subunit beta, with product MTDITNILIVGVGGQGTILASRVLAGAVQMTGQDVKVSEIHGMAQRGGSVVTQVRYGKEVASPIIPEGEADIILAFEKLEALRWLPYLKKDGSILINDQRIDPMPVVVGTAQYPSDVLDIIKKERKEVFIINGLGKAVEAGNGKAVNVVLLGLLARYLKIDKQTWLDVIRETVPSKLLEVNLKAFEAGWNSFDR from the coding sequence ATGACTGATATCACGAATATTCTCATTGTTGGAGTAGGCGGACAAGGAACAATCCTTGCGAGTAGAGTACTTGCAGGCGCGGTTCAAATGACTGGCCAGGACGTTAAGGTCTCGGAGATTCACGGGATGGCGCAGCGGGGTGGAAGTGTGGTTACCCAGGTCAGATACGGCAAAGAAGTCGCCTCCCCGATCATTCCTGAAGGTGAAGCGGATATTATACTCGCTTTTGAGAAGCTGGAGGCTCTCCGCTGGCTGCCCTATCTGAAAAAGGATGGCAGCATCTTAATCAATGACCAAAGGATCGATCCTATGCCAGTCGTCGTAGGAACGGCGCAATATCCTTCCGATGTTCTGGATATTATAAAAAAAGAACGCAAAGAAGTCTTCATCATTAATGGTCTTGGGAAAGCCGTCGAAGCCGGCAACGGCAAAGCGGTAAACGTAGTTCTGCTGGGACTGCTCGCCAGATATTTGAAAATAGACAAGCAGACGTGGCTTGATGTTATCCGGGAAACGGTCCCTTCCAAACTGCTTGAGGTCAATTTGAAAGCTTTCGAAGCGGGCTGGAACAGTTTTGACCGCTGA